In Paenibacillus sp. FSL R7-0345, a single window of DNA contains:
- a CDS encoding DUF6509 family protein, which translates to MLTFTSYTVEDVKDPFGILSGKRYEFMINLDIPEEDELYEESGVSVRAIVKAEAGEAVLVTYDLLETTTGRLLEFDLEDEEEAELAQFCKEHLPE; encoded by the coding sequence GTGCTGACATTTACAAGTTATACGGTCGAGGATGTTAAAGATCCGTTTGGCATTCTGAGCGGCAAGCGGTACGAGTTCATGATTAATCTGGATATTCCGGAAGAGGATGAGCTGTACGAGGAGAGCGGAGTATCGGTACGGGCCATAGTCAAGGCCGAAGCGGGCGAAGCGGTGCTGGTCACTTACGATCTGCTGGAGACAACCACCGGCAGGCTGCTTGAATTTGACCTGGAAGATGAAGAGGAAGCCGAGCTGGCGCAGTTCTGCAAAGAGCATCTGCCGGAGTAA
- the rlmN gene encoding 23S rRNA (adenine(2503)-C(2))-methyltransferase RlmN, which produces MNKQSIYGLTLEELSSWLMEHGHKKSRAAKVWEYVYRKRVTDFGDMTEANKECVQLLSEHFVFQTMEEHVKQESADGTIKFLFRLQDGNLIETVLMRQKYGLSVCVTTQVGCNIGCSFCASGLLAKSRDLSSGEIVEQIMKVQLHLDQAGLGQRVSHVVVMGIGEPFDNFTNLLNFLTTVKDHKGLAIAGKGITVSTSGLAGKIREFADANTQVNLAISLHAPNNELRTSIMKINRAIPLEKLMPAIDYYLEKTNRRITLEYILLKDINDQHEHALELAELIGEQRRQLVNVNLIPYNPVDEHSQYKRTDREVVRAFFDTLKKQGVSVSTRLEHGVDIDAACGQLRSKQIKKTQEAI; this is translated from the coding sequence ATGAATAAACAATCCATTTATGGATTAACTTTAGAAGAGCTGTCGTCATGGCTGATGGAGCACGGGCATAAGAAGTCCCGCGCTGCCAAGGTCTGGGAATATGTATACCGCAAGCGGGTTACTGATTTTGGAGATATGACAGAGGCGAACAAGGAATGTGTCCAGCTGCTGTCCGAGCATTTTGTGTTTCAGACGATGGAAGAGCATGTGAAGCAGGAGTCAGCGGACGGTACTATCAAGTTCCTGTTCCGCCTGCAGGACGGCAACCTGATTGAAACCGTATTGATGCGGCAGAAATATGGACTGTCTGTATGCGTAACCACCCAGGTCGGCTGCAACATCGGCTGCAGCTTCTGTGCGAGCGGACTGCTGGCGAAGAGCCGTGACCTGTCGAGCGGAGAGATCGTCGAGCAGATTATGAAGGTGCAGCTGCACCTGGATCAGGCCGGTCTGGGCCAGCGGGTCAGCCATGTTGTAGTGATGGGGATTGGTGAGCCGTTCGATAACTTCACGAACCTGCTGAACTTCCTCACTACAGTTAAGGATCATAAGGGTCTGGCAATTGCGGGCAAAGGTATCACTGTATCGACAAGCGGCCTGGCCGGCAAAATCAGGGAATTTGCCGATGCGAACACGCAGGTGAATCTGGCTATTTCACTGCATGCGCCGAATAACGAGCTGCGGACCTCGATCATGAAGATCAACCGTGCCATTCCTCTTGAGAAGCTGATGCCGGCGATCGATTATTATCTGGAGAAGACGAACCGGCGGATTACGCTGGAATATATTCTGCTGAAGGATATCAATGACCAGCATGAGCATGCGCTGGAGCTGGCGGAGCTGATCGGTGAACAGCGCCGTCAGCTGGTTAATGTCAACCTGATTCCTTACAATCCGGTCGATGAGCACAGCCAGTACAAGCGGACTGACCGTGAAGTAGTGCGCGCCTTCTTTGACACCCTGAAGAAGCAGGGAGTCAGTGTCAGCACACGGCTGGAGCATGGTGTGGATATCGATGCTGCCTGCGGACAGCTGCGCAGCAAGCAGATCAAGAAAACCCAAGAAGCTATCTAA
- a CDS encoding nucleotide excision repair endonuclease produces MINITIPAPEVTIYKQENPVLSHIYGFTDFHLITREAGGIFMFYNDKDELLFVGKARKLRPRIKKHFEDNVSVMKPHRDEVTKIEVCIVEDPVDREIYETYIVNKQRAKYNVEKVLYK; encoded by the coding sequence ATGATCAATATTACCATTCCGGCACCGGAAGTCACTATTTATAAGCAGGAGAATCCTGTGCTGAGCCATATTTACGGATTTACCGACTTTCACCTGATTACGCGGGAAGCCGGCGGCATCTTTATGTTCTACAACGATAAGGATGAGCTGCTGTTTGTGGGCAAGGCAAGAAAGCTCAGACCACGCATCAAAAAGCATTTCGAAGACAATGTTTCGGTAATGAAGCCGCACCGTGATGAAGTGACCAAGATTGAGGTCTGCATCGTTGAAGATCCGGTTGACCGCGAAATTTATGAAACGTACATTGTGAATAAGCAGAGAGCGAAATACAATGTGGAAAAGGTGCTGTACAAGTAA
- a CDS encoding nitric oxide synthase oxygenase, whose translation MDTNIPEGLDINELLEQAESFLRQCYSELEKSPAELNGRIESVHKEIIRTGTYLHTQEELTQGAKMAWRHNSRCIGRLFWHSLEVIDARQAETASQVAAALFRHLERAGNGGRIRPVMTVFRSGTEPDKAIRIWNHQLIRYAGYPDKDGQARSGDPASDAFTAVCQRLGWQGTGGDFDVLPLVISIGEEPPCWFAIPEELVQEVPLTHPEVERFSELGLRWYAVPVVSDMLLEIGGIDYPAAPFNGWYMETEIGSRNLGDTGRYNRLAAVADLLGLDRSSNTSLWKDRALLELNRAVLHSFKQAGVSIVDHHTAADQFVRFQEQERQKGREVSGKWHWLIPPMSPSSTPIWEDNKLRELNLSPRLIYQKPAFAGRDSNPDRDEPASQEEPAVHVQEMKCPFHQ comes from the coding sequence ATGGATACAAACATTCCTGAAGGATTGGATATAAATGAACTGCTGGAGCAGGCAGAGTCATTTCTGCGGCAGTGTTACAGTGAATTGGAGAAATCACCGGCTGAGCTGAACGGGCGCATAGAATCTGTACATAAAGAAATTATCAGAACGGGAACATATCTTCATACACAGGAAGAGTTAACCCAAGGCGCAAAAATGGCCTGGCGGCATAACAGCCGCTGTATTGGCCGCTTATTCTGGCATTCACTTGAGGTTATAGATGCCCGGCAAGCTGAAACCGCCTCTCAGGTGGCGGCCGCGCTTTTCCGTCATCTCGAACGGGCAGGCAACGGCGGCCGTATCCGTCCGGTAATGACCGTGTTCCGCAGCGGCACAGAACCGGATAAAGCCATCCGGATCTGGAATCATCAGCTAATCCGGTACGCTGGTTACCCGGATAAGGACGGCCAGGCCCGCAGCGGCGACCCGGCCTCGGATGCTTTTACAGCCGTCTGCCAGCGGCTCGGCTGGCAGGGCACCGGCGGTGATTTTGATGTGCTGCCGCTGGTCATCAGCATCGGGGAAGAACCCCCTTGCTGGTTTGCAATCCCGGAGGAGCTAGTACAGGAGGTGCCGCTCACACATCCGGAAGTGGAGCGGTTCAGTGAACTCGGGCTGCGCTGGTATGCCGTTCCGGTCGTGTCCGATATGCTGCTGGAGATTGGCGGCATCGACTATCCGGCGGCACCTTTTAACGGATGGTATATGGAAACAGAGATCGGCTCGCGCAATCTGGGGGATACGGGGAGGTATAACCGGCTGGCGGCGGTAGCAGATCTGCTGGGCCTGGACCGTTCGAGTAATACCTCGCTGTGGAAGGACCGGGCATTGCTGGAGCTGAACCGTGCTGTGCTCCATTCATTCAAACAGGCGGGGGTCAGCATAGTAGATCATCATACTGCTGCTGACCAGTTCGTCCGGTTTCAGGAGCAGGAGAGGCAGAAGGGCCGGGAGGTATCCGGCAAATGGCACTGGCTGATTCCGCCGATGTCACCTTCCTCGACACCCATCTGGGAAGATAACAAGCTGAGGGAGCTTAACCTTAGTCCTCGCCTGATTTATCAGAAGCCGGCTTTTGCAGGGCGGGACAGCAATCCGGACCGTGACGAGCCCGCCAGCCAAGAGGAGCCTGCAGTCCATGTGCAGGAAATGAAATGCCCTTTTCATCAATAG
- a CDS encoding antibiotic biosynthesis monooxygenase, with protein sequence MSKFGMYAKFTAKSGERDALAAILLESAAAAEAVAECELYIINHSETEPDVLWVTEVWNSREAHAASLTLEATRAAIQRAMPLIAAVESTKIRPVGGKGLVFGGR encoded by the coding sequence ATGAGCAAATTCGGTATGTATGCCAAATTCACCGCCAAGTCTGGTGAGCGTGATGCGCTGGCAGCCATTTTGCTGGAAAGTGCCGCTGCGGCTGAAGCCGTGGCAGAATGTGAGCTGTATATCATTAATCACTCTGAGACAGAGCCTGATGTCCTCTGGGTAACGGAGGTATGGAACAGCCGGGAGGCCCATGCAGCCTCGCTTACTCTTGAAGCTACAAGGGCGGCGATCCAGCGGGCCATGCCGCTGATTGCGGCTGTCGAGTCTACAAAGATCAGGCCGGTCGGCGGAAAAGGGCTGGTGTTCGGCGGCAGGTAG
- a CDS encoding EcsC family protein — MPDYSGNAGSMETRDELLNALSGIAAWEKDQNKLMIWDRITRLPFKLLDKVTPKIIHEKIGKLLDELGSYIQNGGNYLVAGRKVGQLVEAAGRAAGAPEHGPYPLAVMDAAAEKLSGNSRNVATVQGATTGFGGVFMLAADIPAILGLSLKVIQEIGLCYGYDPTDKAERIFTVKVMQFASSDVVGKRTILQELNLQAGGDGDITAGTNAAVSKIQGWKEVITVYRDNWGWKKLLQTVPVAGMFFGAYTNRKALEDVAEAAQMLYRKRRIMARLAELDEE, encoded by the coding sequence ATGCCGGATTACTCAGGAAATGCAGGATCAATGGAGACGCGGGACGAGCTGCTGAACGCACTTTCCGGAATAGCCGCGTGGGAGAAGGATCAGAATAAGCTGATGATCTGGGACCGGATTACCCGTCTCCCGTTCAAGCTGCTCGACAAGGTCACTCCCAAAATCATTCATGAAAAAATAGGCAAGCTGCTGGACGAGCTGGGCAGCTACATCCAGAACGGCGGTAACTATCTGGTAGCCGGACGCAAGGTAGGGCAGCTTGTAGAGGCTGCAGGCAGAGCAGCGGGAGCGCCGGAACACGGGCCATATCCGCTGGCCGTTATGGATGCCGCCGCGGAGAAGCTCAGCGGGAACAGCCGGAATGTTGCCACAGTGCAGGGGGCGACAACGGGCTTCGGCGGAGTGTTTATGCTGGCTGCGGATATCCCTGCCATTCTGGGGTTGTCGCTGAAGGTCATACAGGAAATCGGCTTATGCTACGGTTATGATCCTACCGATAAGGCGGAGCGGATTTTTACGGTAAAAGTCATGCAGTTCGCTTCATCCGATGTCGTCGGCAAGCGCACGATTCTTCAGGAGCTGAATCTGCAGGCCGGAGGGGACGGCGATATTACAGCCGGAACGAACGCCGCAGTCTCCAAAATTCAGGGCTGGAAGGAAGTCATTACTGTATACCGCGATAACTGGGGCTGGAAGAAGCTGCTGCAGACGGTCCCGGTAGCCGGAATGTTCTTCGGTGCGTATACCAACCGCAAGGCGCTGGAGGATGTGGCGGAGGCAGCGCAGATGCTCTACCGCAAACGGAGAATCATGGCCCGGCTGGCCGAGCTGGATGAGGAATAA
- a CDS encoding methyltransferase domain-containing protein, translating to MGKGKTEMDQWKQSWLQEERRSFRGWDFSALAGRMEGEELPWNYEAAVRTYMNAAAGNLLDMGTGGGEFLLSLSPPPGRTYATEAYPPNVEICSKLLPQHGIELRQVFSDDSLPFADGSFELVMNRHEAFSAGEVYRILQPGGAFITQQVGGRNNRALSELLLGEDAAPADYGFCLEPVCSELQRSGFKVIETAEAFPLLRFRDVGALVYFAKIIEWEFPGFSVEKGYDRLIRLQQQLEREGYIESMEHRFMIVAVKR from the coding sequence ATGGGAAAAGGCAAAACGGAAATGGATCAATGGAAGCAAAGCTGGCTGCAGGAGGAGCGGCGCTCCTTCCGGGGATGGGATTTCTCCGCGCTGGCCGGACGGATGGAAGGGGAAGAGCTGCCCTGGAATTATGAAGCGGCGGTTAGAACATATATGAATGCTGCAGCAGGTAACCTGCTGGATATGGGCACAGGCGGCGGAGAATTTCTGCTGTCACTGTCGCCTCCGCCGGGACGGACTTACGCTACGGAGGCTTACCCGCCTAATGTGGAGATTTGCAGCAAGCTGCTCCCGCAGCATGGGATTGAGCTGAGGCAGGTATTCTCGGATGATTCGCTGCCGTTTGCGGACGGATCGTTTGAGCTGGTTATGAACCGGCATGAGGCCTTTTCCGCCGGGGAGGTGTACCGGATTTTGCAGCCGGGCGGGGCCTTTATCACCCAGCAGGTCGGAGGCCGGAATAACCGGGCTTTATCGGAGTTGCTGCTTGGTGAAGATGCAGCGCCTGCCGATTATGGTTTCTGCCTGGAGCCGGTCTGCAGTGAGCTGCAGCGCAGCGGGTTCAAGGTTATAGAGACTGCCGAGGCGTTTCCGCTGCTGCGGTTTAGGGACGTAGGGGCGCTGGTGTACTTTGCAAAAATAATAGAGTGGGAATTTCCCGGCTTCTCGGTTGAAAAAGGCTATGACCGGCTTATCCGGCTTCAACAGCAGCTTGAGCGGGAAGGTTATATTGAAAGCATGGAACACCGTTTTATGATCGTTGCTGTGAAAAGATAA
- a CDS encoding FAD-dependent oxidoreductase: protein MSKPSLTRMFNVSISLIMLLAIIGGCSGNSAEPAATEQPSASPEATQQTADNSGIPASFKAGTYKAEADGKDGKVQVEVTLDDKQTITDIKVLSQTETAGIGVEAIDKIKEQIIAGQTLKVDAVSGASESSKAILAAVEDALNQAGGDVAAFKSREVAKAGAGKTEQLAADVVVVGAGASGVSAAVSAADKGAKVILIEKTATIGGASNLSWAGKFYNSSAAVSSGLKVSVEKEISDWIVNNHWRVDAAAVRQYVTKSGETYDWLTGKGYQTTFINFGGEQLHMLPAYETRQDLLRAMLAESVEKGGGQVLTETTAKKLLTGAGGEVTGVVAEKADGTTLEISGKSVVMATGGYAANKEMVKEAFGFEGVNGGLGQNIGEGLKMAWEAGAKVPDNFGGQMLHQTLARATEKLKAQYEPFQASYPLMTTYLPNFMNVGPSGARFRDEAATLTAVAAANTSAFNGAYHLVIVSKAQLDALKAKGMNGVKAPGLPGMPPEFYAAFADKFTLENPWQDVDKVFDSMAANGDGFKGNTIEELAASAGMDAAVFKEAFTKYEAAAKSGVDSEFGKAKEYLLPMGESGPYYAVIAEINNLGSVGGLLVNTKFQVLNDKRVPVNGLYAVGLESEGVLYNDTYVGNGVGLGYSFTSGRLGGEDAAAAALGK, encoded by the coding sequence GTGAGTAAGCCAAGCTTAACCAGAATGTTCAATGTGTCAATCAGTCTGATCATGCTCCTGGCCATCATTGGCGGCTGCAGCGGAAACTCTGCAGAGCCGGCGGCAACAGAGCAGCCGTCAGCCTCGCCTGAAGCTACGCAGCAGACGGCAGATAACAGCGGGATACCGGCTTCTTTTAAAGCAGGAACCTATAAGGCGGAAGCTGATGGTAAAGACGGCAAGGTCCAGGTGGAGGTCACACTGGATGACAAACAGACGATTACGGACATTAAAGTCCTCAGCCAGACCGAAACGGCAGGAATCGGCGTTGAGGCGATCGACAAGATTAAAGAGCAGATTATTGCCGGCCAGACCCTGAAGGTGGATGCCGTCAGCGGTGCCTCCGAGTCCAGCAAGGCCATTTTGGCTGCGGTTGAAGATGCCCTTAACCAGGCCGGCGGCGATGTTGCCGCTTTTAAATCGAGGGAAGTGGCCAAAGCCGGTGCAGGCAAAACAGAGCAGCTTGCGGCAGACGTCGTGGTTGTCGGTGCAGGAGCCTCCGGCGTGTCGGCGGCAGTATCAGCTGCAGATAAAGGTGCGAAGGTTATTCTTATTGAAAAAACAGCAACCATCGGCGGGGCGAGCAATCTGTCCTGGGCGGGGAAATTTTATAATTCCTCAGCCGCCGTCAGCAGCGGGCTTAAAGTCAGCGTCGAGAAGGAAATTTCCGACTGGATCGTTAACAACCACTGGCGGGTGGATGCGGCAGCAGTCCGCCAGTATGTAACCAAGTCCGGTGAAACCTACGACTGGCTGACCGGGAAGGGCTATCAGACAACCTTTATCAACTTCGGCGGTGAACAGCTGCACATGCTTCCGGCCTATGAGACACGCCAGGATCTGCTGCGGGCCATGCTGGCTGAATCAGTGGAAAAGGGCGGCGGACAGGTTCTCACCGAAACGACAGCTAAGAAGCTGCTTACAGGCGCAGGCGGTGAAGTAACCGGGGTGGTAGCTGAGAAAGCTGACGGCACGACGCTAGAGATTTCCGGCAAAAGCGTTGTAATGGCAACCGGAGGTTATGCCGCCAACAAGGAAATGGTCAAGGAAGCCTTCGGGTTCGAGGGCGTAAACGGCGGGCTCGGCCAGAATATCGGGGAAGGGCTGAAGATGGCCTGGGAAGCCGGAGCCAAGGTGCCGGATAACTTCGGCGGACAGATGCTGCACCAGACGCTGGCCAGAGCAACAGAGAAGCTGAAGGCCCAGTATGAGCCGTTCCAGGCCAGTTATCCGCTCATGACCACCTACCTGCCTAACTTTATGAACGTTGGCCCATCGGGAGCGAGATTCAGGGACGAGGCGGCGACGCTTACTGCTGTAGCGGCAGCGAATACCAGTGCTTTTAACGGGGCTTATCATCTGGTTATTGTCTCAAAGGCACAGCTTGACGCGCTGAAGGCCAAGGGAATGAACGGGGTAAAAGCACCCGGCCTGCCGGGAATGCCGCCGGAGTTCTACGCTGCCTTTGCAGACAAGTTCACCCTGGAGAATCCTTGGCAGGATGTGGACAAGGTATTTGATTCCATGGCTGCAAACGGTGACGGATTTAAAGGCAATACCATTGAAGAGCTCGCTGCAAGCGCCGGCATGGATGCTGCTGTGTTCAAGGAGGCCTTCACCAAGTATGAGGCGGCTGCCAAGAGCGGCGTGGACAGCGAGTTCGGCAAAGCAAAGGAATATCTGCTGCCGATGGGCGAAAGCGGCCCCTATTATGCGGTAATTGCGGAGATCAACAATCTGGGTTCTGTCGGCGGCCTGCTGGTCAATACAAAGTTCCAGGTGCTGAACGACAAGCGGGTGCCGGTTAATGGGCTGTATGCTGTCGGCCTGGAATCCGAAGGCGTATTGTATAATGACACCTATGTCGGCAATGGCGTGGGCCTCGGATACTCCTTCACCTCCGGGCGTCTCGGCGGCGAGGATGCGGCGGCAGCTGCGCTGGGGAAATAG
- a CDS encoding MerR family transcriptional regulator, with amino-acid sequence MKYSIGEFASILGITADTLRLYEKHDIVRPEKGCRNNYRYFNDLDARNLLSSRWYRSMQIPLQNVAGLINGAPAERVVDSIYTAQLQLEEEIRWSTMLLDTIRTIHNELVGLEDKLCKCRIKQMPGMYRLQQTEKNQLLQKECLKQTVQAWMDLLPFTFYSFRTENTDNLGSGGELDYNWGLALLEEDQQKLGVCIDDSMQYIPSGTCISSVIVTSYEDYLEQEAFQFMLDYAWEQGYNVDGDVYGKILFTERLQDENRTYLEINIPISI; translated from the coding sequence ATGAAATATTCAATTGGGGAGTTCGCGTCGATCCTTGGCATTACGGCGGATACGCTGCGTTTATACGAGAAGCACGATATAGTCAGGCCTGAAAAAGGCTGCCGCAACAATTACCGGTATTTCAATGATCTCGATGCCCGGAATCTGCTGTCGAGCCGCTGGTACCGCAGTATGCAGATCCCGCTGCAAAATGTGGCCGGGCTGATTAACGGGGCACCGGCAGAGCGGGTGGTAGATTCCATATACACCGCGCAGCTGCAGCTGGAGGAGGAGATCCGGTGGAGCACCATGCTGCTGGATACGATCAGGACTATCCATAACGAGCTTGTTGGGCTTGAAGATAAGCTCTGCAAGTGCCGGATCAAGCAAATGCCGGGAATGTACCGGCTACAGCAGACGGAGAAGAACCAGCTGCTGCAAAAGGAGTGCCTGAAGCAGACGGTCCAGGCCTGGATGGACCTGCTGCCGTTCACTTTTTATTCTTTCCGCACGGAGAATACGGATAACCTCGGCAGTGGCGGGGAGCTTGATTACAACTGGGGCCTGGCCTTGCTGGAGGAGGATCAGCAAAAGCTGGGTGTATGTATCGATGACAGCATGCAGTACATCCCGTCCGGCACATGCATCTCATCGGTAATTGTAACCTCATATGAGGATTATCTGGAACAAGAGGCGTTCCAGTTCATGCTGGATTACGCCTGGGAGCAGGGCTATAACGTAGACGGCGATGTTTACGGCAAAATCCTGTTTACAGAACGGCTGCAGGACGAGAACAGGACGTACCTGGAAATCAATATTCCCATCAGCATCTGA
- a CDS encoding YdeI/OmpD-associated family protein: protein MKFRTTVILSGKTATGISVPPEVVSSLGPGKKPAVKVTINGYTYASTVAVMGGQFMLPLSAENRKGAGVNAGEEIEVELAPDNEPREVTVPPDFSEALDREPAARSFFDGLSYSNKRRFVLSIEDAKTAETRQRRISKAVQTLGEGRAQ, encoded by the coding sequence ATGAAATTCCGGACAACAGTCATACTTAGCGGCAAGACGGCCACAGGTATTTCCGTTCCGCCTGAGGTGGTATCCAGCCTGGGGCCAGGCAAGAAGCCGGCGGTCAAAGTAACCATCAACGGCTATACGTATGCGAGCACGGTAGCGGTGATGGGCGGCCAGTTCATGCTCCCGCTCAGTGCAGAGAATCGCAAGGGGGCGGGGGTGAACGCCGGGGAGGAAATTGAGGTAGAGCTTGCGCCCGACAACGAGCCGAGAGAAGTGACAGTCCCGCCTGATTTCAGTGAGGCACTGGACCGCGAGCCGGCGGCCCGGAGCTTTTTTGACGGATTATCCTACAGCAACAAACGGCGGTTTGTTTTATCCATTGAGGATGCCAAAACGGCAGAGACACGGCAGCGGCGCATCAGCAAGGCGGTTCAGACGCTGGGCGAGGGACGGGCTCAATAG
- a CDS encoding UvrB/UvrC motif-containing protein, which produces MNLKEKVHSLPLTPGVYLMKDSLGHIIYVGKAKQLRKRVQSYFYNNKGHSPKVVQLVRNIRDLEYRLTDTEFEAFMLECQLIKEIKPMYNRKMKNPLAYSYISVRQDKIRRQLEVSYDPGPPGEKLHFGPYTSRSTVERALQGIKESQRILCSNPHIQGSLCLNHSLGLCIGMCGGGAALDVYNRIIDKVIALLDGQDLSILTALEQRMNEAAERFDFETAAKYRDYVGAVQALLQKEKVSRFTGENNNIAVLEPVDTDSIKLILIKGARIIFRTTLDLQHMDRGQLQAAVHSAILEQFAAAAPEDASGINRHTIDEAQIIYSYLKSSSGSYLIVPPEWLTAAPDPLLADAVDKLLAGYFEQLEGAD; this is translated from the coding sequence ATGAATCTGAAGGAAAAAGTGCACAGCCTCCCGCTAACGCCCGGCGTCTACCTGATGAAGGACAGCCTCGGCCACATTATCTATGTCGGTAAGGCCAAGCAGCTCCGTAAACGGGTACAGTCGTACTTTTATAATAATAAAGGTCATTCTCCCAAGGTCGTTCAGCTCGTCCGCAATATCAGGGATCTTGAATACAGGCTGACCGATACCGAATTTGAAGCCTTCATGCTGGAGTGCCAGCTTATTAAAGAAATCAAACCGATGTATAACCGGAAAATGAAAAATCCGCTCGCCTACAGCTATATCTCCGTCCGTCAGGATAAAATCCGCCGCCAGCTTGAAGTCAGCTATGATCCCGGTCCTCCCGGGGAAAAGCTGCATTTCGGCCCCTATACAAGCAGGAGCACTGTGGAGCGGGCGCTGCAGGGCATCAAGGAGAGTCAGCGGATTCTTTGCAGCAACCCGCATATTCAGGGCTCGCTGTGCCTTAATCATTCACTGGGCCTCTGCATCGGCATGTGCGGCGGCGGCGCTGCGCTTGATGTCTATAATAGAATTATAGACAAAGTGATCGCGCTTTTAGACGGTCAGGATCTGAGTATCCTGACCGCTCTGGAGCAGCGCATGAACGAAGCGGCGGAGCGGTTCGACTTCGAGACTGCGGCCAAATACCGCGACTATGTAGGAGCGGTCCAGGCACTGCTGCAAAAGGAGAAGGTCTCGCGGTTCACCGGCGAGAACAATAATATCGCCGTGCTGGAGCCGGTGGACACGGACAGCATTAAGCTGATCCTGATTAAGGGGGCACGGATTATATTCCGTACCACACTCGATTTGCAGCACATGGACCGCGGGCAGCTGCAGGCAGCGGTGCATTCAGCTATTCTGGAGCAGTTCGCTGCCGCAGCTCCTGAGGACGCTTCGGGGATTAACCGCCACACGATTGATGAGGCGCAGATTATCTACAGCTACCTCAAAAGCAGCTCCGGCAGCTATCTGATCGTTCCGCCGGAGTGGCTCACCGCTGCACCGGATCCGCTGCTTGCAGACGCCGTGGACAAGCTGCTGGCCGGGTATTTCGAGCAGCTGGAGGGGGCGGATTAG
- a CDS encoding SDR family oxidoreductase, producing the protein MKIGFTGATGQFGSIVAEALLKTVSADSLVASVRNPEKAESLRSRGVDVRHGDFDQPETLDQAFAGVDRLLLVSADGDNDTRIRQHKAAVDAAVRAGVGFIAYTSVGHAESSSLFLAPVHKATEQFIRESGIPYAFLRNNWYLENEAGSIQAAAAGAPWLTSAGEGKVGWATRRDYAEAAAAVLTGEGHDNTVYELSGKPLTQAELAAVAGGVLGKDIPVQQVDDETYASVMAGAGVPEAALPIVVAIQAAIREGALDIESGDLEKLLQRPQTPLSEGISALVNVAQA; encoded by the coding sequence ATGAAAATCGGATTCACAGGAGCAACCGGACAGTTTGGTTCTATTGTAGCAGAGGCATTGCTGAAGACTGTCTCCGCAGACAGCCTCGTAGCGAGTGTAAGAAACCCGGAGAAGGCAGAAAGCCTGCGGTCCCGCGGCGTCGATGTGCGCCATGGTGATTTTGACCAGCCGGAAACGTTGGATCAGGCGTTTGCCGGTGTGGACCGGCTGCTGCTTGTTTCGGCAGACGGCGACAATGACACACGGATCCGCCAGCATAAAGCGGCTGTAGATGCGGCTGTCCGGGCAGGCGTGGGCTTCATTGCTTACACCAGTGTCGGACATGCGGAATCCAGCTCCCTGTTCCTGGCACCGGTACACAAGGCCACTGAACAATTCATCCGTGAATCCGGGATTCCGTATGCGTTCCTCCGCAACAACTGGTACCTGGAAAATGAAGCCGGCTCCATCCAGGCAGCCGCAGCCGGAGCACCTTGGCTGACTTCCGCCGGCGAAGGTAAGGTAGGCTGGGCTACGCGCCGCGACTATGCAGAGGCGGCAGCAGCAGTACTTACCGGTGAAGGCCATGACAATACCGTATACGAATTGTCCGGCAAGCCGCTGACCCAGGCAGAGCTGGCCGCAGTTGCCGGCGGTGTACTCGGCAAAGACATTCCTGTGCAGCAGGTAGACGACGAGACTTACGCAAGCGTAATGGCGGGAGCAGGCGTACCTGAAGCGGCATTGCCGATTGTGGTAGCTATTCAGGCAGCAATCCGTGAGGGCGCGCTGGACATTGAGAGCGGCGACCTGGAAAAGCTGCTGCAGCGTCCGCAGACCCCGCTCAGCGAGGGAATCAGCGCTCTAGTGAACGTCGCGCAGGCGTAA